The following are encoded together in the Acipenser ruthenus chromosome 24, fAciRut3.2 maternal haplotype, whole genome shotgun sequence genome:
- the LOC117429773 gene encoding Fanconi anemia group I protein-like isoform X2 — protein sequence MEEKIVMLAGGEKLDGLLQCLKGIKDKELSSLITRNAVKGKDMGLLIRAIFKGSPCSQSEGVRRRLLLYKHCIQLCESGDLQLEVVSDIIGLLMLETHQLPGPTLAELATLYVDAIKGGSITNGKSLELFPTVLTALASKETLAYGKGQLSGEEYKKQLINSLCSSRWDPHCVIHLTSMFRDVPVTVEELQFVVEKVLRMFSKLDLQEIPPLVYQLLLLSAKGCKKNVLEGIIAYFNEQDQCQKEEQKDSESMDVEVASVPQDQLRHVEGTVILHLVFAIKLDHELGRELVKYLKGEVGKMLCPFNIALVLSMARIHRFEEQVSDFLKTAIIKCFRDSQIQQGSKFIQELVPLHCSVSDMIMETVKNSVFGWDHVTQGLVELGLMLMDSFGPKPGPFGKVAESNHNAPKTPAQQACRLGAQILLETFKVHEPIRIEVLEQVLNRVITKAASPISHFIDLFSDIVVSAPMILLDSSSKVIEAFDHLSYLPLSTVQGLLKAVQPLLKVSMSMKDSLILVLRKAMFSSQLDARKSAVAGFLLLLKNFKVLGSLASSQASQSVSASQIQVDVHSRYNSAANETFCLEILGSLRRCLSQQADVRLLLYEGFHDVLRRNSQLASSILQTLLSQLKRYYEPEQDLLPPVKLEGCITAQGDQIFLQEPLAHLLSCVVHCFLWYRELQRHNIHDEEEEEEEEEEGGIQEDLENILDSLTRRMIKSELEDFELDKSADFSLSSNVGVKNNIYAVLVMGVYEVLMEFNFSCASYSKNRFEDLLGLFHHYHKLSEILKEKSGKGKSPSSKLARSLLSVGFVSTLLTALFRDSTQSREDSLSVLRSSTEFLRYAVSVALQKIQQLEETGHTDGPEGQNPEKTFRHLCEITRVLLWRYTSIPSAVEESGNKKEKGKTISMLCLEGLLRIFSAVQHRYQSRVQQFLCAVDVSEEEDGQAETVSVTEKTAFHIRQFQRSLVNQLSGGEDDFNSKEAQIVVNILSVLSRQLEPSSPQFVEMLSWTVKICKESKLEDPQFCKGLMSLLFSLHVLYKSPVSVLRELTQDIHSHLGDIDQDVEVEKQSHFAIVNAKTAAPTATLLVLSQVGRILDEVDWLITKQKAQLSSDKIASDKQSQAGVQPEPVEKALILQLGTLLTGLHELLQTCLPPGGCVDTLLRELTKMYTILTSLVKYYIQMYTNQLGHLPARFEKLVKLSGSHLTPQCYAFITYVQRDDLSSGGGEKKKKRREEATTAASAKMLRETKAIPNLIFSIEQYEKFLIHLSKKSKVNLMQHMKLSTSRDFRINRASLEAALQEQEGAENESQQTGSQSTVSQEPEESQEPEKKRRKKLK from the exons ATGGAGGAGAAGATTGTGATGTTGGCAGGAGGGGAGAAGCTGGACGGACTGCTGCAGTGCCTGAAGGGCATCAAAGACAAGGAG CTGAGTTCTCTGATCACACGCAATGCTGTGAAGGGGAAGGACATGGGGCTGCTGATCAGGGCTATATTCAAAG GCTCTCCCTGTTCTCAGTCAGAAGGAGTGAGGCGAAGGCTGCTTCTGTACAAACACTGCATCCAGCTGTGCGAGTCTGGGGATCTGCAGCTGGAGGTGGTGTCGGACATCATTGGGCTGCTTATGCTGGAG ACTCACCAGCTGCCTGGACCGACCCTGGCTGAGCTGGCCACTCTGTATGTAGACGCTATCAAAGGAGGGAGCATCACTAATGGAAAGTCCCTGGAGCTCTTTCCAACCGTCCTCACTGCACTGGCGTCAAAGGAGACCCTGGCTTATGGAAAAG GTCAGCTGAGTGGAGAGGAATACAAGAAGCAGTTGATCAACAGTCTTTGCTCCAGCAG gtGGGACCCTCATTGTGTAATTCACCTCACCTCAATGTTCAG GGATGTCCCTGTAACGGTGGAGGAGCTGCAGTTTGTGGTTGAGAAGGTACTGCGGATGTTCTCCAAGCTGGATCTTCAGGAGATCCCACCCCTTGTCTACCAGCTCCTCCTTCTCTCTGCCAAG ggctGCAAGAAGAATGTCCTGGAAGGAATCATTGCTTATTTTAACGAGCAGGACCAGTGTCAGAAAGAGGAGCAGAAGGACAGTGA ATCCATGGATGTCGAGGTGGCCTCAGTCCCTCAGGACCAGCTCCGCCACGTGGAAGGAACAGTGATTCTCCATCTTGTGTTCGCCATCAAACTGGATCACGAGCTGGGGAGGGAGCTTGTTAAATATCTCAAG GGTGAGGTGGGCAAGATGCTGTGCCCCTTCAACATCGCGCTGGTGCTGTCTATGGCCAGGATCCACCGCTTCGAAGAGCAG GTATCCGACTTCCTTAAAACCGCGATCATCAAGTGCTTTAGAGATTCGCAGATCCAGCAGGGCTCCAAGTTTATCCAGGAGCTGGTTCCACTGCACTGCAGCGTGTCTGATATGATTATGGAAACTGTCAAGAACAG tgtgtttgGCTGGGACCATGTCACACAGGGGCTGGTGGAGCTGGGGCTCATGCTGATGGATTCCTTCGGTCCAAAGCCTGGCCCCTTCGGGAAAGTGGCCGAGTCAAACCACAATGCCCCCAAGACTCCCGCGCAGCAGGCCTGCAGACTCGGAGCCCAGATCCTGCTGGAGACCTTTAAG gtgcATGAGCCAATCCGAATTGAGGTTCTGGAGCAGGTGCTAAACCGAGTGATCACGAAGGCAGCCTCTCCAATCAGCCACTTCatag ACTTGTTCTCGGACATTGTTGTCTCTGCACCCATGATCCTCCTGGACTCTTCCTCCAAGGTTATAGAAGCGTTCGACCACCTGTCCTACCTGCCTCTCAGCACAGTGCAGGGGCTGCTCAAGGCAGTGCAG CCATTACTGAAGGTCAGCATGTCCATGAAGGATTCCCTTATTTTAGTTCTGAGAAAGGCAATGTTTTCCAg ccagctggatGCCCGGAAGTCTGCAGTGGCTGGATTCCTCCTGCTGTTGAAGAATTTCAAGGTGCTGGGCAGTCTGGCCTCCAGTCAAGCCAGTCAGAGTGTATCTGCAAGCCAG ATCCAAGTGGATGTCCACTCTCGCTATAACTCTGCTGCTAATGAAACATTCTGCCTGGAGATCCTGGGCAGCCTGCGCCGCTGCCTGAGCCAGCAGGCTGACGTCCGGCTCCTGCTCTACGAG GGATTTCACGACGTGCTCCGCAGAAACTCCCAGTTGGCGAGCTCTATCCTGCAGACGCTTCTTTCTCAG CTGAAGCGGTACTATGAGCCTGAGCAGGACCTCCTGCCCCCTGTGAAGCTGGAAGGGTGTATCACAGCCCAGGGGGACCAGATCTTCCTGCAGGAGCCCCTG GCTCACCTTCTGAGCTGCGTGGTGCACTGCTTCCTGTGGTACCGAGAGCTGCAGCGCCACAATATCcatgacgaggaggaggaggaggaggaggaggaggagggagggattcAGGAGGACCTGGAGAACATTCTCGATTCCCTCACACGACGCATGATCAAGAGCGAGCTGGAGGATTTCGAGCTG GATAAATCTGCAGATTTCTCTCTTTCTTCGAATGTGGGCGTGAAGAATAACATCTACGCTGTTCTAGTGATGGGCGTGTATGAGGTCCTCATGGAGTTTAACTTCAGCTGTGCCAGTTACAG CAAGAACCGTTTTGAAGACCTCCTTGGCTTGTTTCACCACTACCACAAGCTCTCTGAAATCCTGAAGGAGAAGTCTGGGAAAGGGAAATCTCCTTCCAGCAAACTGGCCCGCAGTCTGCTGTCTGTCGGCTTCGTCTCCACCCTGCTGACTGCACTCTTCAG GGACAGCACACAGAGCCGTGAGGACAGCCTCTCTGTCCTGCGCTCCAGTACCGAGTTCCTCCGCTACGCGGTCAGCGTGGCGCTGCAGAAGATCCAGCAGCTGGAGGAGACGGGCCACACTGACGGCCCCGAGGGGCAGAACCCCGAGAAGACTTTCAGACACCTCTGTGAGATCACCAG GGTGCTGCTGTGGAGGTACACCTCGATCCCGTCTGCCGTGGAGGAGTCTGGCAACAAGAAGGAGAAAGGGAAGACTATCTCCATGCTGTGCCTGGAGGGGCTGCTGAGGATATTTAGTGCAGTGCAGCACCGCTACCAGAGCAGAGTCCAGCAGTTCCTGTGCGCTGTAG ATGTGTCAGAGGAGGAGGACGGCCAAGCAGAGACTGTCAGCGTAACAGAAAAAACTGCATTTCACATCCGGCAGTTTCAG CGATCCCTGGTGAACCAGCTGAGTGGGGGAGAAGATGATTTTAACAGCAAAGAAGCCCAGATAGTGGTGAACATCCTGTCTGTGCTCTCACGGCAGCTGGAGCCCTCGTCACCGCAG TTTGTTGAGATGTTGTCCTGGACAGTTAAGATATGCAAGGAGAGCAAGTTAG AGGATCCCCAGTTCTGTAAAGGGCTGATGTCCTTGCTGTTTAGTCTCCATGTGCTGTATAAGAGCCCAGTGAGCGTGCTTAGAGAGCTGACCCAGGACATTCACAGCCACCTTGGGGACATTGACCAG GATGTCGAGGTGGAGAAGCAGTCTCATTTTGCCATAGTAAACGCCAAGACTGCAGCTCCTACCGCCACT CTGCTGGTTTTGTCCCAAGTGGGGAGGATCCTGGATGAAGTGGACTGGCTGATCACTAAACAGAAGGCACAGCTGAGCAGTGATAAAATAGCATCAG ATAAGCAGTCCCAGGCTGGCGTGCAGCCGGAGCCGGTGGAGAAGGCACTGATTCTGCAGCTGGGGACCCTGCTGACTGGGCTCCACGAGCTGCTGCAGACCTGCCTGCCTCCAGGAGGCTGCGTGGACACTCTGCTCAGAGAGCTCACCAAGATGTATACCATCCTCACCTCCCTGGTGAAATAC TATATACAGATGTATACAAATCAACTGGGGCATCTCCCTGCCAGGTTTGAGAAGCTG GTGAAGCTTTCGGGGTCCCACCTGACCCCCCAGTGCTACGCCTTCATAACCTATGTGCAG CGTGATGACCTCAGCTCTGGAGGAGGagagaagaaaaagaagaggagagaggaagcCACAACTGCTGCTTCG GCCAAAATGCTACGTGAGACGAAAGCCATTCCCAACCTGATCTTCAGTATTGAACAGTATGAAAAGTTCCTCATCCACCTGTCCAAAAAATCAAAG GTGAATCTGATGCAGCACATGAAACTGAGCACGTCCCGGGACTTCCGCATCAACAGAGCCTCTCTGGAGGCAGCACTGCAGGAGCAGGAGGGGGCCGAGAACGAGAGCCAGCAG ACTGGTTCACAGAGCACTGTTTCCCAAGAGCCAGAAGAAAGCCAGGAACCAGAGAAGAAAAGAAGGAAAAAGTTAAAGTAA
- the LOC117429773 gene encoding Fanconi anemia group I protein-like isoform X1, with protein sequence MEEKIVMLAGGEKLDGLLQCLKGIKDKELSSLITRNAVKGKDMGLLIRAIFKGSPCSQSEGVRRRLLLYKHCIQLCESGDLQLEVVSDIIGLLMLETHQLPGPTLAELATLYVDAIKGGSITNGKSLELFPTVLTALASKETLAYGKGQLSGEEYKKQLINSLCSSRWDPHCVIHLTSMFRDVPVTVEELQFVVEKVLRMFSKLDLQEIPPLVYQLLLLSAKGCKKNVLEGIIAYFNEQDQCQKEEQKDSESMDVEVASVPQDQLRHVEGTVILHLVFAIKLDHELGRELVKYLKGEVGKMLCPFNIALVLSMARIHRFEEQVSDFLKTAIIKCFRDSQIQQGSKFIQELVPLHCSVSDMIMETVKNSVFGWDHVTQGLVELGLMLMDSFGPKPGPFGKVAESNHNAPKTPAQQACRLGAQILLETFKVHEPIRIEVLEQVLNRVITKAASPISHFIDLFSDIVVSAPMILLDSSSKVIEAFDHLSYLPLSTVQGLLKAVQPLLKVSMSMKDSLILVLRKAMFSSQLDARKSAVAGFLLLLKNFKVLGSLASSQASQSVSASQIQVDVHSRYNSAANETFCLEILGSLRRCLSQQADVRLLLYEGFHDVLRRNSQLASSILQTLLSQLKRYYEPEQDLLPPVKLEGCITAQGDQIFLQEPLAHLLSCVVHCFLWYRELQRHNIHDEEEEEEEEEEGGIQEDLENILDSLTRRMIKSELEDFELDKSADFSLSSNVGVKNNIYAVLVMGVYEVLMEFNFSCASYSKNRFEDLLGLFHHYHKLSEILKEKSGKGKSPSSKLARSLLSVGFVSTLLTALFRDSTQSREDSLSVLRSSTEFLRYAVSVALQKIQQLEETGHTDGPEGQNPEKTFRHLCEITRVLLWRYTSIPSAVEESGNKKEKGKTISMLCLEGLLRIFSAVQHRYQSRVQQFLCAVDVSEEEDGQAETVSVTEKTAFHIRQFQRSLVNQLSGGEDDFNSKEAQIVVNILSVLSRQLEPSSPQFVEMLSWTVKICKESKLEDPQFCKGLMSLLFSLHVLYKSPVSVLRELTQDIHSHLGDIDQDVEVEKQSHFAIVNAKTAAPTATLLVLSQVGRILDEVDWLITKQKAQLSSDKIASADKQSQAGVQPEPVEKALILQLGTLLTGLHELLQTCLPPGGCVDTLLRELTKMYTILTSLVKYYIQMYTNQLGHLPARFEKLVKLSGSHLTPQCYAFITYVQRDDLSSGGGEKKKKRREEATTAASAKMLRETKAIPNLIFSIEQYEKFLIHLSKKSKVNLMQHMKLSTSRDFRINRASLEAALQEQEGAENESQQTGSQSTVSQEPEESQEPEKKRRKKLK encoded by the exons ATGGAGGAGAAGATTGTGATGTTGGCAGGAGGGGAGAAGCTGGACGGACTGCTGCAGTGCCTGAAGGGCATCAAAGACAAGGAG CTGAGTTCTCTGATCACACGCAATGCTGTGAAGGGGAAGGACATGGGGCTGCTGATCAGGGCTATATTCAAAG GCTCTCCCTGTTCTCAGTCAGAAGGAGTGAGGCGAAGGCTGCTTCTGTACAAACACTGCATCCAGCTGTGCGAGTCTGGGGATCTGCAGCTGGAGGTGGTGTCGGACATCATTGGGCTGCTTATGCTGGAG ACTCACCAGCTGCCTGGACCGACCCTGGCTGAGCTGGCCACTCTGTATGTAGACGCTATCAAAGGAGGGAGCATCACTAATGGAAAGTCCCTGGAGCTCTTTCCAACCGTCCTCACTGCACTGGCGTCAAAGGAGACCCTGGCTTATGGAAAAG GTCAGCTGAGTGGAGAGGAATACAAGAAGCAGTTGATCAACAGTCTTTGCTCCAGCAG gtGGGACCCTCATTGTGTAATTCACCTCACCTCAATGTTCAG GGATGTCCCTGTAACGGTGGAGGAGCTGCAGTTTGTGGTTGAGAAGGTACTGCGGATGTTCTCCAAGCTGGATCTTCAGGAGATCCCACCCCTTGTCTACCAGCTCCTCCTTCTCTCTGCCAAG ggctGCAAGAAGAATGTCCTGGAAGGAATCATTGCTTATTTTAACGAGCAGGACCAGTGTCAGAAAGAGGAGCAGAAGGACAGTGA ATCCATGGATGTCGAGGTGGCCTCAGTCCCTCAGGACCAGCTCCGCCACGTGGAAGGAACAGTGATTCTCCATCTTGTGTTCGCCATCAAACTGGATCACGAGCTGGGGAGGGAGCTTGTTAAATATCTCAAG GGTGAGGTGGGCAAGATGCTGTGCCCCTTCAACATCGCGCTGGTGCTGTCTATGGCCAGGATCCACCGCTTCGAAGAGCAG GTATCCGACTTCCTTAAAACCGCGATCATCAAGTGCTTTAGAGATTCGCAGATCCAGCAGGGCTCCAAGTTTATCCAGGAGCTGGTTCCACTGCACTGCAGCGTGTCTGATATGATTATGGAAACTGTCAAGAACAG tgtgtttgGCTGGGACCATGTCACACAGGGGCTGGTGGAGCTGGGGCTCATGCTGATGGATTCCTTCGGTCCAAAGCCTGGCCCCTTCGGGAAAGTGGCCGAGTCAAACCACAATGCCCCCAAGACTCCCGCGCAGCAGGCCTGCAGACTCGGAGCCCAGATCCTGCTGGAGACCTTTAAG gtgcATGAGCCAATCCGAATTGAGGTTCTGGAGCAGGTGCTAAACCGAGTGATCACGAAGGCAGCCTCTCCAATCAGCCACTTCatag ACTTGTTCTCGGACATTGTTGTCTCTGCACCCATGATCCTCCTGGACTCTTCCTCCAAGGTTATAGAAGCGTTCGACCACCTGTCCTACCTGCCTCTCAGCACAGTGCAGGGGCTGCTCAAGGCAGTGCAG CCATTACTGAAGGTCAGCATGTCCATGAAGGATTCCCTTATTTTAGTTCTGAGAAAGGCAATGTTTTCCAg ccagctggatGCCCGGAAGTCTGCAGTGGCTGGATTCCTCCTGCTGTTGAAGAATTTCAAGGTGCTGGGCAGTCTGGCCTCCAGTCAAGCCAGTCAGAGTGTATCTGCAAGCCAG ATCCAAGTGGATGTCCACTCTCGCTATAACTCTGCTGCTAATGAAACATTCTGCCTGGAGATCCTGGGCAGCCTGCGCCGCTGCCTGAGCCAGCAGGCTGACGTCCGGCTCCTGCTCTACGAG GGATTTCACGACGTGCTCCGCAGAAACTCCCAGTTGGCGAGCTCTATCCTGCAGACGCTTCTTTCTCAG CTGAAGCGGTACTATGAGCCTGAGCAGGACCTCCTGCCCCCTGTGAAGCTGGAAGGGTGTATCACAGCCCAGGGGGACCAGATCTTCCTGCAGGAGCCCCTG GCTCACCTTCTGAGCTGCGTGGTGCACTGCTTCCTGTGGTACCGAGAGCTGCAGCGCCACAATATCcatgacgaggaggaggaggaggaggaggaggaggagggagggattcAGGAGGACCTGGAGAACATTCTCGATTCCCTCACACGACGCATGATCAAGAGCGAGCTGGAGGATTTCGAGCTG GATAAATCTGCAGATTTCTCTCTTTCTTCGAATGTGGGCGTGAAGAATAACATCTACGCTGTTCTAGTGATGGGCGTGTATGAGGTCCTCATGGAGTTTAACTTCAGCTGTGCCAGTTACAG CAAGAACCGTTTTGAAGACCTCCTTGGCTTGTTTCACCACTACCACAAGCTCTCTGAAATCCTGAAGGAGAAGTCTGGGAAAGGGAAATCTCCTTCCAGCAAACTGGCCCGCAGTCTGCTGTCTGTCGGCTTCGTCTCCACCCTGCTGACTGCACTCTTCAG GGACAGCACACAGAGCCGTGAGGACAGCCTCTCTGTCCTGCGCTCCAGTACCGAGTTCCTCCGCTACGCGGTCAGCGTGGCGCTGCAGAAGATCCAGCAGCTGGAGGAGACGGGCCACACTGACGGCCCCGAGGGGCAGAACCCCGAGAAGACTTTCAGACACCTCTGTGAGATCACCAG GGTGCTGCTGTGGAGGTACACCTCGATCCCGTCTGCCGTGGAGGAGTCTGGCAACAAGAAGGAGAAAGGGAAGACTATCTCCATGCTGTGCCTGGAGGGGCTGCTGAGGATATTTAGTGCAGTGCAGCACCGCTACCAGAGCAGAGTCCAGCAGTTCCTGTGCGCTGTAG ATGTGTCAGAGGAGGAGGACGGCCAAGCAGAGACTGTCAGCGTAACAGAAAAAACTGCATTTCACATCCGGCAGTTTCAG CGATCCCTGGTGAACCAGCTGAGTGGGGGAGAAGATGATTTTAACAGCAAAGAAGCCCAGATAGTGGTGAACATCCTGTCTGTGCTCTCACGGCAGCTGGAGCCCTCGTCACCGCAG TTTGTTGAGATGTTGTCCTGGACAGTTAAGATATGCAAGGAGAGCAAGTTAG AGGATCCCCAGTTCTGTAAAGGGCTGATGTCCTTGCTGTTTAGTCTCCATGTGCTGTATAAGAGCCCAGTGAGCGTGCTTAGAGAGCTGACCCAGGACATTCACAGCCACCTTGGGGACATTGACCAG GATGTCGAGGTGGAGAAGCAGTCTCATTTTGCCATAGTAAACGCCAAGACTGCAGCTCCTACCGCCACT CTGCTGGTTTTGTCCCAAGTGGGGAGGATCCTGGATGAAGTGGACTGGCTGATCACTAAACAGAAGGCACAGCTGAGCAGTGATAAAATAGCATCAG CAGATAAGCAGTCCCAGGCTGGCGTGCAGCCGGAGCCGGTGGAGAAGGCACTGATTCTGCAGCTGGGGACCCTGCTGACTGGGCTCCACGAGCTGCTGCAGACCTGCCTGCCTCCAGGAGGCTGCGTGGACACTCTGCTCAGAGAGCTCACCAAGATGTATACCATCCTCACCTCCCTGGTGAAATAC TATATACAGATGTATACAAATCAACTGGGGCATCTCCCTGCCAGGTTTGAGAAGCTG GTGAAGCTTTCGGGGTCCCACCTGACCCCCCAGTGCTACGCCTTCATAACCTATGTGCAG CGTGATGACCTCAGCTCTGGAGGAGGagagaagaaaaagaagaggagagaggaagcCACAACTGCTGCTTCG GCCAAAATGCTACGTGAGACGAAAGCCATTCCCAACCTGATCTTCAGTATTGAACAGTATGAAAAGTTCCTCATCCACCTGTCCAAAAAATCAAAG GTGAATCTGATGCAGCACATGAAACTGAGCACGTCCCGGGACTTCCGCATCAACAGAGCCTCTCTGGAGGCAGCACTGCAGGAGCAGGAGGGGGCCGAGAACGAGAGCCAGCAG ACTGGTTCACAGAGCACTGTTTCCCAAGAGCCAGAAGAAAGCCAGGAACCAGAGAAGAAAAGAAGGAAAAAGTTAAAGTAA